In Kordia antarctica, the following proteins share a genomic window:
- a CDS encoding TerC family protein, with protein sequence MEQLLTLDSLFTLFMLVLLQAVLGFDNLLYISLESQKAPKDKQSFVRKMGVGLAIILRIVLLFVLIKLISFFQESFWNVSNEVIGFKFNGHSLIVLAGGVFIIYTAVKEIWHMMLMKEHAQNEGTKSKRSVKSVITWIVVMNLVFSFDSILSAMALTSDMEQTPQIILMTIAVILGGLLMIVMADKVSNFLQKNKMYEVLGLFILFIVGIMLLSEGGHIAHLEFFGNKVTPMSKATFYFVIITLVIIDIVQGRYQKNLLAKKEMLEKTVEKQEEV encoded by the coding sequence ATGGAACAACTTTTAACCTTAGATAGTCTTTTTACCTTATTTATGCTTGTCTTATTGCAAGCTGTTTTAGGATTTGACAACCTATTGTACATTTCGTTAGAATCGCAAAAAGCACCAAAAGACAAACAATCATTCGTTCGAAAAATGGGAGTTGGTTTGGCTATAATTTTACGAATTGTATTATTATTTGTATTGATAAAATTGATTTCTTTTTTCCAAGAGTCATTTTGGAATGTCAGTAATGAAGTTATTGGATTCAAATTTAACGGACACAGTCTTATTGTATTGGCAGGTGGCGTTTTTATCATTTACACCGCCGTAAAAGAAATTTGGCATATGATGTTGATGAAAGAACATGCGCAGAATGAAGGCACTAAAAGTAAAAGATCTGTAAAAAGTGTCATTACTTGGATTGTGGTGATGAACTTGGTATTCTCGTTTGATTCTATTTTGAGCGCAATGGCATTAACAAGCGACATGGAACAAACACCACAAATAATTTTAATGACAATTGCCGTTATTTTAGGTGGATTATTGATGATTGTAATGGCGGATAAAGTATCCAACTTTTTACAAAAGAACAAAATGTACGAAGTATTGGGATTATTTATTCTGTTCATTGTGGGAATCATGTTGCTGTCAGAAGGCGGACATATTGCACATTTAGAATTTTTTGGAAACAAAGTAACGCCAATGAGCAAAGCAACGTTCTACTTTGTCATTATTACCTTAGTAATTATTGATATTGTACAAGGTCGTTACCAGAAAAATTTATTAGCTAAGAAAGAAATGCTGGAAAAAACTGTTGAGAAACAGGAAGAAGTGTAA
- a CDS encoding SGNH/GDSL hydrolase family protein, producing MKSKLKFAYILFRNVLIIFLLLEIGLGIFYSYHDESGIDGNTERIIASGAFDGLEDETVKEIFRELRQQDMQWEPYLHYRFKPMNGKHNTIYENGRRKTVNLSLKDSATALKIFCFGGSTMYSAGARDAHTIPSELSKLIHTNFPDQNVEITNFGCHGYTRATENIQLQRELIKNNIPDIVIFYDGVNEVISAHQNNEAGLPSNGYNRKKEFKLAHNYKKRIKLMITSSNLYRFITTLQRKLFTNSAYIQLGERSDALATDIADTYVGYVKISKSLEDNYNFKVFNFLQPVIYSKENLTEAEQGYFRDQQYYENLYDLSYETVRKNSLMKNDSTFIDISDVFDASDKTIFSDFCHTGELGNQLVAARMFEYLKPELTPKTTETVIVPETEQLTKINN from the coding sequence GTGAAAAGTAAACTCAAATTTGCCTATATATTATTCAGAAATGTGCTCATCATTTTTCTTTTGTTAGAAATTGGATTGGGAATTTTTTACAGTTATCATGATGAAAGTGGAATTGATGGAAATACTGAACGCATTATTGCTTCTGGCGCATTTGATGGTTTGGAAGATGAAACTGTCAAAGAAATTTTTAGAGAACTTCGTCAACAAGACATGCAATGGGAACCATATTTGCATTATCGTTTTAAACCGATGAACGGAAAACACAATACAATTTACGAAAATGGGCGCCGAAAAACAGTAAATCTCAGCTTGAAAGATTCGGCGACAGCCTTAAAAATATTTTGTTTTGGCGGTTCTACCATGTACAGCGCTGGCGCACGCGATGCACATACAATTCCGTCTGAATTATCAAAATTGATTCACACAAATTTTCCCGATCAAAATGTAGAAATTACTAATTTTGGGTGTCACGGATATACGCGTGCTACAGAGAATATTCAGCTTCAGCGAGAATTGATTAAAAACAATATTCCTGATATTGTCATTTTTTATGATGGCGTAAACGAAGTCATTTCGGCACATCAAAACAACGAAGCCGGATTGCCATCAAATGGGTATAATCGGAAGAAAGAATTCAAACTTGCACACAATTACAAGAAACGCATTAAATTGATGATTACGTCTAGTAATTTATACCGATTTATCACAACATTGCAACGAAAACTCTTTACAAATTCGGCATATATACAACTCGGCGAACGTTCGGATGCGTTGGCAACAGACATTGCTGACACGTATGTAGGTTACGTAAAAATTTCAAAAAGTTTAGAAGACAATTACAATTTTAAAGTGTTCAATTTTTTACAGCCAGTAATTTATTCAAAAGAGAACCTAACTGAAGCTGAACAAGGTTATTTTCGCGATCAGCAGTATTATGAAAACCTATATGACTTGTCGTATGAAACGGTTCGGAAAAATTCGTTGATGAAAAATGATAGCACTTTTATAGATATTAGCGATGTGTTTGATGCTTCTGACAAAACGATTTTTAGTGATTTTTGCCATACTGGCGAATTAGGAAATCAATTGGTCGCTGCCAGAATGTTTGAATATTTAAAACCTGAATTAACACCAAAAACAACCGAAACTGTAATAGTACCAGAAACTGAACAACTAACAAAAATCAATAACTAA
- a CDS encoding acyltransferase family protein, whose protein sequence is MLDILKVIASLFVIGTHCGFLFEYSELASQIVTNGIFRIAVPFFFCVNGFFLFTVFKNNRIQTWTKRVGILYLIWMLIYSYFWVYLNDFNLLKIISTFLFGFNHLWYLAALILGGLVLYQLRNASNTLLIISAFILFLIGIVIQYLGQLHVFSQQPILDKLINYPPLHRNFLLFALPLLSIGYVIRRTNFHTKLSKQFVKNLLIISLTLLIAENLITYYYITGEAILNTYISYVFLAPALLIAAFTFKITSNLNSKLVSSYSIAIYLVHPLIIFLIYNVVSLSPTVRTFVTIVLSVIASYLLIQLNKKLKYIL, encoded by the coding sequence TTGCTCGATATTTTAAAAGTCATTGCTTCACTTTTTGTGATTGGCACACATTGCGGCTTTTTGTTTGAATATAGTGAATTAGCATCTCAAATTGTTACAAACGGAATTTTCAGAATTGCCGTTCCGTTTTTTTTCTGTGTGAACGGTTTCTTTTTATTTACTGTATTTAAAAATAATCGCATACAAACTTGGACAAAACGCGTTGGTATTTTATATCTCATTTGGATGTTGATTTACAGCTATTTTTGGGTGTATTTAAATGACTTTAATTTGTTAAAAATTATTTCAACATTCCTATTTGGTTTTAATCATTTATGGTATTTGGCTGCGCTCATCCTTGGCGGATTGGTATTGTATCAACTTCGGAATGCTTCAAACACGCTATTAATTATAAGTGCTTTTATTCTATTTTTGATTGGAATCGTCATTCAATATTTAGGACAACTTCATGTATTTTCACAACAACCAATATTAGATAAGTTGATTAATTATCCTCCGTTACATCGAAATTTTTTGCTATTCGCATTACCACTTTTAAGTATTGGTTATGTGATACGACGCACAAATTTTCATACGAAACTCAGCAAACAATTTGTCAAAAATTTACTCATTATAAGTTTAACACTTTTAATTGCAGAGAATTTGATTACGTATTATTATATAACTGGCGAAGCAATTCTTAACACCTATATTTCTTATGTATTCTTGGCTCCAGCATTATTGATTGCAGCGTTTACGTTCAAAATTACCTCCAATTTGAATAGTAAATTAGTATCGTCATATTCAATTGCAATTTACTTAGTGCATCCGTTAATTATTTTTTTAATTTATAATGTAGTTTCTTTGTCGCCCACAGTGAGAACATTTGTAACTATTGTACTTTCTGTGATTGCAAGTTATTTGTTGATTCAACTGAACAAAAAATTGAAGTATATTTTATAA
- a CDS encoding methyltransferase, translating to MFKKLKKIIFPVAKFAFDKYTLKQRSYTYEGIEVKISAEVFPPHFTLSTKILLDFIKPLNLTNKTFLELGCGSGIISLFAASKGAKVIASDINQIAIGELKLAAIKNEIDVTIVYSDLFENLVDKTFEYIIINPPYYPKAPKNDKERAWFCGENFEYFEKLFAQLPQHIAPNTWMILSEDCEIEHIKQLASKNGLSFALILEKSVVKEKNYIFSIQKL from the coding sequence ATGTTTAAGAAACTTAAAAAAATCATATTTCCTGTTGCGAAATTCGCCTTTGACAAATATACTTTGAAACAACGAAGTTATACATATGAAGGCATTGAAGTCAAGATCAGCGCAGAAGTATTTCCGCCACATTTTACGTTAAGCACAAAAATTCTGCTCGATTTTATAAAACCATTAAATTTAACCAATAAAACCTTTTTAGAACTCGGTTGCGGCTCTGGAATTATTTCCTTGTTTGCGGCTTCTAAAGGTGCAAAAGTGATTGCTTCTGATATTAATCAAATTGCAATTGGCGAGTTAAAACTCGCTGCTATCAAAAATGAAATTGATGTAACTATTGTCTATTCTGATTTGTTTGAAAATTTAGTTGATAAAACATTTGAGTATATTATTATAAATCCGCCATATTATCCAAAAGCACCGAAAAATGATAAAGAACGTGCTTGGTTTTGCGGAGAAAATTTCGAGTATTTTGAAAAATTATTTGCCCAACTTCCACAACATATTGCTCCAAATACGTGGATGATTTTATCAGAAGATTGCGAAATAGAACATATTAAACAACTCGCTTCTAAAAACGGACTTTCGTTTGCACTTATTTTAGAAAAAAGTGTTGTCAAAGAGAAAAACTATATCTTTAGTATTCAAAAATTATAA
- a CDS encoding B12-binding domain-containing radical SAM protein, translating into MGNKIIIFNPRSANAKHRLPNTIIQVGAAIHGKYEYVFVDGNMETDPWEKISNYFATGEYKYFCLTVMPGPQLKQAIPFARKIKELYPEAINIWGGYFASNQYKPCMNSGYVDYIINGPGDNTFPQLLDVLEGKSDEKLMLIRNLIFKNEEGKIVQTVKEALLDQDSLPQYPYEYFNTFYPLENYLAKTFMGRRTFAYHSSMGCPFSCSFCAVVPIYNAKWKAKAAPTVYKDIEYFKKEYNIDAVEFHDNNFFTSKKRVMEFSKLVIDDNIEWWGEGRIDTINKYSDEELHLMRKAGCRMMFLGAETGNDEVLKQMNKGGTQSGQMIKDFVKRMKNVDIIPELSFVLGLPGPNEKKVYEQILWDINFIREIKAINEDAEIIIYLYSPVPTEGSELYQQIVNAGFSFPEKLEEWIEPSWEKFDLRRNPLTPWLKPYMIDTIQNFETVLNGYYPTASDFRIKGYKKWLLKLVSGYRFKYGWYKFPYEIKVLHKIWKYRQPEIEGFYSE; encoded by the coding sequence ATGGGAAATAAAATCATCATATTCAATCCAAGAAGTGCCAATGCAAAGCATCGATTGCCGAATACTATTATTCAAGTTGGTGCCGCAATTCATGGAAAATATGAATATGTTTTTGTTGATGGAAACATGGAAACGGATCCGTGGGAAAAGATTTCTAATTATTTTGCTACGGGCGAATACAAGTATTTCTGTCTCACAGTGATGCCTGGACCACAATTGAAACAAGCAATTCCGTTTGCTCGAAAGATTAAGGAATTGTATCCAGAAGCAATCAATATTTGGGGCGGATATTTTGCTTCAAACCAATATAAACCTTGTATGAATTCTGGGTATGTGGATTATATTATTAATGGCCCTGGCGACAATACGTTTCCGCAATTATTAGATGTTTTAGAAGGGAAAAGTGACGAAAAACTCATGTTGATTCGCAACTTGATTTTTAAAAATGAGGAAGGCAAAATTGTGCAAACCGTAAAAGAAGCATTGCTCGATCAAGATTCATTACCGCAGTATCCGTATGAATATTTCAACACGTTTTATCCGTTAGAAAATTATTTGGCAAAGACTTTTATGGGAAGAAGAACATTTGCGTATCACTCAAGTATGGGTTGTCCGTTTAGTTGTTCTTTTTGTGCGGTTGTGCCAATTTACAACGCAAAATGGAAAGCAAAAGCTGCACCGACAGTTTATAAAGATATAGAATATTTCAAAAAAGAGTACAATATTGACGCCGTAGAGTTTCACGATAATAACTTTTTTACGTCCAAAAAACGTGTGATGGAATTTTCCAAACTCGTCATAGATGACAATATAGAATGGTGGGGCGAAGGACGAATTGATACGATTAATAAATACTCCGACGAGGAATTACACTTAATGCGAAAAGCAGGTTGTCGGATGATGTTTTTGGGTGCAGAAACTGGAAACGATGAAGTGTTGAAGCAGATGAATAAAGGTGGAACACAATCTGGTCAAATGATTAAAGATTTTGTGAAACGCATGAAAAATGTCGATATTATTCCTGAATTATCGTTTGTGTTAGGTTTGCCTGGACCAAACGAAAAGAAAGTCTACGAACAGATTTTATGGGATATTAATTTTATTCGTGAGATAAAAGCAATTAATGAAGATGCGGAAATTATTATTTATTTGTACAGTCCGGTGCCGACAGAAGGTTCGGAGTTGTATCAGCAAATTGTAAACGCAGGTTTTTCATTTCCAGAGAAATTGGAAGAATGGATTGAACCAAGTTGGGAAAAATTCGATTTGCGAAGAAATCCGCTAACGCCTTGGTTAAAACCGTATATGATTGATACGATTCAGAATTTTGAAACGGTGCTAAATGGCTATTATCCAACTGCTTCCGATTTCAGAATTAAAGGCTATAAAAAATGGTTGCTGAAATTAGTTTCTGGTTATCGTTTTAAATATGGTTGGTATAAATTTCCGTACGAGATTAAAGTTTTACATAAAATTTGGAAATATCGTCAGCCAGAAATTGAAGGTTTCTATTCAGAATAA
- a CDS encoding SGNH/GDSL hydrolase family protein: MKNLKFKIISIGIGLLLSLFLGEIVARVYFFGSAAFSYSRTNSFGILDNSGLLKYSDSDELTYELLPNLDTKYKLADFHTNAEGFRGRYDEVYLSDKKIAVLGDSFTMGTGVHEEEMYVPQTENMLNKSATEFNYKVFNYGVSGYALTNYITILERNALKHNPDLVVIGFCASNDHYRIGTDFSMDDFTIKPRKNVFWDSYLKKLLSIKLKSQKQKPIVYEAEHVQYMDEQFQIFQDILTKNNSKGLVFYMDLVYDSVRVQQIQALAKKNNLLFLDVSEFFQDKNLFNYIVNELDPHPNGKANQIFAEKLSSYILANRNDIFNN, translated from the coding sequence ATGAAGAATCTAAAATTTAAAATTATTTCCATCGGAATTGGGCTTTTACTCAGTCTATTTTTGGGAGAAATTGTTGCCAGAGTCTATTTTTTTGGTAGCGCGGCGTTTTCATATTCACGCACAAATTCGTTTGGAATTTTAGATAATTCAGGCTTGCTGAAATATTCCGATTCAGATGAATTGACTTATGAATTACTTCCAAATTTAGACACCAAATACAAACTTGCCGATTTTCATACCAATGCTGAAGGTTTCCGTGGTCGGTATGATGAAGTATATCTAAGTGATAAAAAGATTGCTGTTTTGGGTGATTCATTCACCATGGGAACTGGCGTGCATGAAGAAGAAATGTATGTTCCACAAACAGAAAACATGTTGAATAAATCAGCTACAGAATTCAACTATAAAGTATTCAACTATGGCGTTTCTGGTTATGCGTTGACAAATTATATAACGATTTTAGAACGAAATGCCTTAAAACACAATCCAGATTTGGTGGTTATTGGGTTTTGTGCTTCTAACGATCATTATCGTATTGGCACCGATTTTTCTATGGACGATTTTACCATTAAACCAAGAAAAAATGTTTTTTGGGATTCGTATTTAAAGAAACTACTCAGCATCAAACTAAAATCTCAAAAACAGAAACCAATTGTATATGAAGCTGAACATGTGCAATATATGGACGAACAGTTTCAAATATTTCAAGATATTTTAACCAAAAATAATAGCAAAGGACTCGTTTTTTATATGGATTTGGTGTATGATTCAGTTCGCGTTCAACAAATTCAAGCATTAGCTAAAAAAAACAATTTACTGTTTTTAGATGTTTCTGAGTTTTTTCAAGATAAAAATCTATTCAACTATATTGTGAACGAATTAGATCCGCATCCGAACGGAAAAGCGAACCAAATCTTTGCAGAGAAGCTTTCAAGTTATATTTTAGCCAATAGAAATGACATATTCAACAACTAA
- a CDS encoding radical SAM protein, producing the protein MSSTLLKNINKKYAPQNYLFSPEWIVLGVNNVCNLHCKMCDVGTKSLDTNFAQNLVGTHPINMPLPLIEKIIDEMALHYPKSKLGYAFTEPLVYPHLKASLEYAKKKNVQTSITTNALTLKQKAKILAENNVTDLYISLDGPQDIHNEIRGHKKSFQKAVEGIEELLRLQPKASISIFCVITEWNIGYLKEFLDFFKEYPLGQIGFMHSNFTKQHIADTHNEIWAQSYPATASNVDEVNIDNFDLDVLWQEISEIKAANYKFPVSFSPEIASKEKLHEFYHKPEKIIGKMCNDVFTNIMIKSDGSVIPAHGRCYNLTLGNIYDENLKQIWNGRVLKKFRATLHENGGLLTACSRCCSAF; encoded by the coding sequence ATGAGTTCTACATTGCTTAAAAATATTAACAAAAAGTACGCACCACAAAACTATCTTTTTTCTCCTGAATGGATTGTTCTTGGCGTGAATAATGTTTGTAATTTGCATTGTAAAATGTGTGATGTTGGCACAAAAAGTTTAGATACTAATTTTGCGCAAAATTTAGTAGGAACACATCCAATTAATATGCCTTTGCCTTTGATTGAAAAAATTATTGACGAAATGGCATTGCATTATCCAAAATCAAAATTGGGATATGCATTTACAGAACCTTTGGTATATCCGCATTTAAAAGCTTCTTTGGAATATGCCAAAAAGAAAAATGTACAAACGTCGATTACAACAAATGCATTAACGTTAAAACAGAAAGCAAAGATTTTAGCTGAGAATAATGTTACAGATTTATACATTTCCTTAGATGGACCACAAGATATTCACAACGAAATTAGAGGTCATAAAAAATCGTTTCAAAAAGCTGTGGAAGGCATCGAAGAATTATTGCGTTTGCAACCAAAAGCTTCGATTTCTATATTTTGCGTGATTACTGAATGGAATATTGGCTATTTAAAGGAATTTTTAGATTTTTTCAAGGAATATCCGTTAGGTCAAATTGGGTTTATGCATTCAAATTTTACGAAACAACATATTGCGGATACGCACAATGAAATTTGGGCACAATCTTATCCTGCAACAGCTTCTAACGTAGATGAAGTTAATATTGATAATTTTGATTTAGACGTACTTTGGCAAGAAATTTCAGAAATTAAAGCAGCCAATTATAAGTTTCCCGTGAGTTTTTCTCCAGAAATAGCTTCCAAAGAAAAGCTTCATGAGTTTTATCACAAACCAGAAAAAATCATTGGAAAAATGTGCAATGACGTTTTTACCAATATCATGATAAAATCTGACGGAAGTGTGATTCCTGCACATGGAAGATGTTATAATTTAACACTCGGAAATATTTACGATGAAAATCTAAAGCAAATTTGGAATGGTCGTGTGCTAAAAAAATTCAGAGCAACATTACATGAAAATGGCGGTTTATTGACTGCCTGCAGTAGATGTTGTAGTGCTTTTTAG
- a CDS encoding SGNH/GDSL hydrolase family protein produces the protein MLKKYIFKPLKNLIIIFGITFILLEIVLAIYIRTAEIKIELPTYTFQNTQNFWFDLNEDFGTIHLPNDVYRQKKYCFDVVYESNSKGFRDAEREVIAETKRVVALGDSFTEGIGVQVEDRLTNLLEQETAIPHLNYGLAGNFGPTQYFMLYKTLAREYTHEAVLVGILPSNDFIDDDYEIGLRFGSDRYRPFLKGNYPNFEMVYHTDSIHKSKALPRKQNFINKVLKNFTNSYNMYNYMRVMRRVKAIPQDKLLEASKVPSYFNYSEKQFNRMRYTIEEIKKLAGNRPVMIYSIPIEKEIKAYREHGKNPLGKELKAVCDSINVEYLDLLPKTENFTEEEYKALFLSCDGHWSEAGNAFAKKHIESYFSYYKK, from the coding sequence TTGCTTAAAAAGTATATTTTCAAACCGCTCAAAAACCTGATTATCATTTTCGGGATTACGTTTATTTTGCTCGAAATTGTACTCGCAATCTACATTCGCACAGCAGAAATAAAGATAGAATTGCCAACGTATACGTTTCAAAATACACAGAATTTTTGGTTTGATTTGAATGAAGATTTTGGCACAATTCATTTGCCAAATGATGTGTACAGACAGAAGAAATATTGTTTTGATGTTGTGTATGAATCAAATTCAAAAGGCTTTCGCGATGCAGAACGAGAAGTAATTGCTGAAACCAAAAGAGTTGTAGCATTAGGCGATTCGTTCACGGAAGGAATTGGCGTGCAAGTGGAAGATCGCTTGACAAATTTACTTGAACAAGAAACAGCAATTCCACACCTCAATTACGGATTAGCAGGAAATTTTGGGCCTACACAATATTTTATGTTATATAAAACGCTTGCGCGAGAATATACACATGAAGCAGTTTTAGTCGGAATTTTACCTTCCAATGATTTTATTGATGACGATTATGAAATTGGTTTGCGATTTGGAAGTGACAGATATCGTCCGTTTTTAAAAGGCAACTATCCAAACTTTGAAATGGTATATCATACGGATAGTATTCACAAATCTAAAGCGTTGCCACGAAAGCAAAACTTCATCAACAAGGTTTTAAAGAACTTTACAAACTCATATAATATGTATAATTATATGCGTGTCATGCGAAGAGTAAAAGCAATCCCGCAAGATAAACTGTTGGAAGCTTCCAAAGTGCCAAGTTATTTCAACTATTCTGAGAAGCAATTCAATCGGATGCGATATACAATTGAAGAAATTAAAAAACTGGCAGGAAATCGTCCTGTAATGATCTATAGTATTCCGATTGAGAAAGAAATTAAGGCATATCGTGAACACGGAAAAAATCCGTTAGGAAAAGAACTCAAAGCAGTTTGTGACAGCATTAATGTTGAATATTTAGACTTGTTGCCAAAAACAGAAAACTTCACAGAAGAAGAATATAAAGCATTATTTTTATCTTGTGACGGACATTGGAGCGAAGCAGGAAATGCATTCGCGAAAAAACATATTGAATCGTATTTTAGCTACTATAAAAAATGA
- a CDS encoding glycosyltransferase family 39 protein — protein sequence MIKFLKKHQDQFGLLLLWLLVIFIINPTGDFPLNDDWCYGKSVKTLVEDGYLKLYNWGEMTLVGHVYYGYFFTKIFGFSFTVLRWSTLVMGFATILGIYELCKLANISRWIALFGTVLCMMNPIFLSLSFSFMTDIPFYCVTIWAFYFFAKAIKTDTWQPIIWAIFFCCWAFTIRQLAWVFPIVFLLTILLTKKRTVKNLAKAIAPVFFLIVFSLIFSYFMETNDLLQERYNSKFGLLIENIKNVDKNILILVFTYFFRCMAYIGFLLAPIHLFYINRYKFKGYKIWTIVWTVLVTAILIKIGQILPSLDNIWIDFGVGPTTLADHAGNFTTSPSPRAPELFWQIVTAIGVFSSVALIFHCRTLIISAFKKKEVSPIVVLSFVFYVVYLTPFLIVGVYDRYLLPLFPIAIVFLGANSQKVPQKMYQYFAFGFLGLLTLFSVCATHDYLSWNRTRWNALNELTASGIPENQIQGGVEYVTWNFFSEEKEKWWEDVTPVYMLVFKPAKDDKVVKEYEYSRWLPGDGVMFLVFNDGILE from the coding sequence ATGATCAAATTTCTTAAAAAACACCAAGATCAATTTGGATTACTACTTTTGTGGTTGTTGGTGATTTTTATCATAAATCCAACAGGTGATTTCCCACTGAATGACGATTGGTGTTATGGGAAATCTGTCAAAACTTTAGTTGAAGATGGTTATTTAAAACTTTACAATTGGGGAGAAATGACCTTGGTCGGACATGTGTATTACGGCTATTTCTTTACCAAAATATTTGGGTTTTCATTTACCGTTTTGCGTTGGTCAACGTTGGTTATGGGATTTGCCACAATTCTTGGAATTTACGAACTTTGTAAACTCGCTAATATTTCTCGTTGGATTGCTTTATTCGGAACGGTTTTATGCATGATGAATCCGATATTTCTCTCGTTGTCGTTTTCGTTCATGACGGATATTCCTTTTTATTGCGTAACCATTTGGGCATTTTACTTTTTCGCGAAAGCGATCAAAACTGACACTTGGCAACCTATTATTTGGGCAATTTTCTTTTGTTGTTGGGCATTTACAATTCGTCAATTAGCGTGGGTTTTCCCGATTGTTTTTCTGCTAACTATTTTATTGACAAAGAAACGAACTGTGAAAAATCTCGCGAAAGCGATCGCTCCAGTATTCTTTTTAATTGTCTTTTCATTGATCTTTTCCTATTTCATGGAAACGAATGATTTGTTGCAGGAACGATACAATTCTAAGTTTGGTTTATTGATAGAAAACATCAAAAATGTAGATAAAAACATACTGATTCTCGTGTTTACATATTTCTTTAGATGTATGGCGTACATTGGATTTTTATTAGCGCCAATTCATCTATTTTACATAAATCGTTACAAATTTAAAGGTTATAAAATTTGGACAATCGTTTGGACAGTTCTCGTTACAGCTATTTTAATTAAAATCGGGCAAATATTGCCAAGTTTAGATAATATTTGGATTGATTTCGGCGTTGGTCCAACCACATTAGCCGATCACGCAGGAAACTTTACGACAAGTCCATCGCCACGTGCGCCCGAATTGTTTTGGCAAATAGTGACAGCAATTGGTGTGTTTTCAAGTGTTGCGTTGATTTTCCATTGTAGAACATTAATTATTTCAGCATTTAAGAAAAAAGAAGTTTCGCCAATCGTAGTCTTATCGTTTGTGTTTTATGTTGTGTATTTAACGCCATTTTTAATTGTTGGCGTATACGACAGATATTTATTGCCGTTGTTTCCAATTGCGATTGTGTTTTTGGGTGCGAATTCACAAAAAGTTCCACAAAAAATGTATCAATATTTCGCTTTTGGCTTTTTAGGATTACTCACACTTTTTTCAGTTTGTGCCACACACGATTATTTATCTTGGAATCGCACACGTTGGAATGCACTAAATGAACTTACAGCTTCAGGAATTCCTGAAAATCAGATTCAAGGCGGCGTAGAATATGTCACATGGAATTTCTTCTCAGAAGAAAAAGAAAAATGGTGGGAAGATGTAACTCCAGTTTATATGTTAGTTTTTAAACCTGCTAAAGACGATAAAGTTGTTAAGGAATATGAATATTCACGTTGGTTGCCTGGTGATGGAGTTATGTTTTTGGTTTTTAATGATGGGATTTTGGAGTAG
- a CDS encoding chaperone modulator CbpM has product MKAQHLIPTQTICSHYNIEISFVDALNKMGLIHIEIMEQVQCIHQDQISDLEKIIRLHNELNVNLEGIDIVFNLLQKEMELRNELNTLKNRLRLYESD; this is encoded by the coding sequence ATGAAAGCACAACATTTAATACCGACACAAACCATTTGTTCACATTATAACATTGAAATTTCATTTGTAGATGCTTTGAACAAAATGGGACTTATTCACATAGAAATTATGGAGCAAGTTCAATGCATTCATCAAGATCAAATAAGTGATTTAGAAAAAATCATAAGACTTCACAACGAGCTAAATGTCAACTTAGAAGGCATTGATATTGTGTTTAATTTGCTACAAAAGGAAATGGAGTTGCGAAATGAATTAAATACCTTAAAAAACAGGTTGAGGCTTTATGAGAGTGATTGA